The Vibrio coralliilyticus genome segment AATTCTTTCCGCACCTTGCTTTGCTTGATCCAGATCGGCATCCAGCATAAGTACCATAAACTCATCCCCACCTAGCCGAGCACATGCATCCGTTGTTCTCTGTGCCCTTTTAATTGAATCCGCAATGATAATAAGAAATTCATCGCCAACAAGGTGCCCATATTTGTCATTGATCGCCTTGAAGTTATCGACGTCTATGACAGAAATACTAAGTGGTAACTTTTTGCGCTTGCATAAGGCTAATAATTCTTCAAATTTCTTTTCCAGCCCATTACGATTTAGGAGCTTAGTCATGTGATCTTGTAAATTCATTTTTTCAAGCTGTGCATTCGCTTTTTTGAGCTGCTCATTCGCTTCTTTGAGTTGCTCTTCAGCTAGCTTGATTTGAGTGACATCGGTGTGAGCTCCAAGCATTCTGATGACTTTACCTGTCTCATCACGTATTCCAACACCACGACATCGAACCCAAATGGTTGAGCCATCTTTATGTTGATACCGTACAACTTGATCGTAAGAGTGTTCAGGGTTTTCACAATGCTTTTGAAAATTGACGATGGCCGTTTCTAGATCTTCAGAATTAATAATGTCTTGCCATTCAGAGGCCAGATGCTCCATTTCTTGAGGGTCATAGCCAAGTAACTCCCAGAAGCCAGGGCTCATCCATTCATTATTGCCATCGACCGTATCCCAATACCAAATACCATCTAGGGCATACTGATATATGAACTCAAAGATGGAGTCATCTTTGGATACAAGATTGTATAATTCTGACTTCAGGTAGTTTGTCTCTTCCATAAGATATCCTGACGAGTCTCAACCATAATTTTGTCGTTGTTACAAGTATAGACAACCCACAGAAAATAAATAACCCCGACGCATTATTACAACCAGACCTATTCATATAGATAAATCAAAGCGCTAAATAGCTAGCCTCTTTATCTTGCTATTTTCTAACTTTGACAAAAAGAGTCAGCCTAGCGGTCTGACTCTTTAGTTCACTTTTGGACACTTTCGAGCCAGTGCGACGAATTAAATCGCACTAGCGAACAGGCTTAGTTGAGGTGCGGATAATGTAGTTGTATTCAGTCAGATTCCAATACCTAGACCTTTCTCGAGGATAGCCAGAAAGAAAACCATTATCCAACTCCAAAACCCCAAAGCATTCCACCACATAAAAGCCTTAAACTTTTTAGAGTTCGTTGTTTCACGTGGCCAAATGTTTTTGGCCACTACAAGTCTTTTTAATATTCACCTACTTGGATCGGCACTTCATCAAAAATCGTAGCTAACCTTGCTGCGTACTCATCGAGCTCCGATTCGCGCTCTTGCTGGGCCATGCGTGCCGGACCAAAGACTTTTTGCGGAGCCAAGACAGAGAAGCCTGTAAACTCTAATATTCCACGATGAATAGGACGCAATATAGCATCAAGGTCGCCGTTCCAGCCCCCTTTTACATATAAGTCTTCAGGACCGCCCATGGTGACACTGAGCATCGCTTTTTTACCCTTAAACACGCCGTCCCCATAGAAGCGTCCACCGCCATATACTTTGCCCATAGCAAACACGCGGTCTACCCAGCCCTTCAACACCGCTGGCAGACCGAACCACCATAAAGGAAACTGAAAGATAACTAAGTCGCTCCACTCAAGCTTCTCAAGCTCAACTTCAATGTCGGCAGAAAAACCACCAACCTCAGTGGCATACATCTCCTCAAGCTGTTGTTTGAAAAACGCTCCATCATGTTGACTAGCAAAGTTATGACGGCCCGATACTGGATTGAACGCCATTTCATGTAAATCAGAGGTTTTCACATAATGACCCTCCGCTTCGAGGCTTTCTACCGCGCGTCGAAACATCGCACCATTAAAACTTTGTGGCTCTGGGTGCCAATAAACAACAAGTACATTCATTATTTTCTCTCCAATAAATCGATAATCTCTTGGTAGTGATATTCCTTGGCAAGGTCTAACGGAGTTTGACCATCAAAGGCTCTTATTTCAGTATCAGCACCCACCTCTATCAATGCCTTTGCTGCTTCAACATGGCCGTGCCACACCGCATCATGTAATGGGGTGTATCCGTTGTTCGGCCCTTGTGCATTTAAGGTTTCGCAAAATCCCGGATAGTCAGAAAGCAAGCGAATAACGTCTGCCCTGCCGTTGTATGCCGCTTTGTGAAGTGGAATGGCTTTCATGTAGTGATCAGGAATAGTTTGATCACCACCTTGCTCCATCAAGATCTTCAGTGAGTGTGTTAGGCCATCTCGTGCTGCTACCATCACTGCCGTATGTTCATCATTACCAGAAGCGGTGACAGGTGATGGGGTATTGAGAGAAGACCATTCAGACAATGCCTTTAATTGAGCGGCTTTTTGCTCATCATTATTCCCCGAATCAGTGACAACCTGATAGGCCGCAAGTGAAGATTCAAGATCTTCACGTTGATTGAAATACCGAGTAAACAGCAGCTGAAGATCATTTGCTTGTGTTTGCCCAAATACGTCCTTTTTACTCGCTCCGAAATCAACCAAATCCAGTGCTTTTAGACCAAATGTTGATACGAGCTCAATATTAATAAGCGGCTGTTCAAGAAGCGCCTTCACCACTGATGGCTTACGATGCCATACCGCAACCATCAATGGGGTAACGCCATGCTTAGGTGTTTGAAGATTGATAAATGCACCGGCCTCAATCAAACCTAACACCCACTTTTCATCGTGCTTCTGGGCAGCAATGTGTAGTGGAGCATTGCCCATCGAAGGATCGAGTTGGTTCACATCACTATCTTGTTCAATAAGCTGAATAAATCGCTCATAGTCATTAGAAATAATCGCTTGATGAAGGGTGGGTAATGTCATGTTGATCTCACTATCACTCGGTTGATATTTTGAGCTTAGTATTGACCAGAATATTGTTAACTTGTAGGTTTTACTTATTTACTTTTAAGATAACCATTAGTTAATGAAATCACTTCCAACTCAGTTACCGATATTTATTCAAGTCGCGAAAAGTGGTAGTTTTGCAGCCGCAGCGAGGGAGTTAGGGATCTCCGCACCCGCGGTCAGTAAAGCCATCACAAAGCTAGAACAAGAGTGGCAAGTTAAACTGTTCTTTCGCTCCTCTCACTCTCTTAGCTTGACGCAAACGGGCCAGCAGCTGGCAGAGAGTCTCACTCCGTCAATGGAATCGATACAAACCACTATTGAACAACTGGCCGAGCATTCCAGTGCAGCCGCTGGCACCATAAAAATTAACTTACCCTCCAGTTCAATCGGGCAGGAGCACATACTGCCGCTGGTCATCGAGTTTATGGCTAAGTATCCGCAAATCAATTGTGATTTACATTTTGATGATCGTAACGTGGACTTGGTTGAACACGGGTTTGATTTGGGGATTGGTGTCGCCATAAATCAAGACTCTCGACTTATCGCAAGACCGCTACTGACACAAGACATCGGTATCTATGCAGCCCCAAGCTATTTAGCGCAATATGGCGAACCAAAGGCACTAGAGGATCTTGCCAATCACCACTGCATTCCTGTGCGTTCGCTCACCAGTGGACGTTTTCATTACTGGCGTATAAACGATGCTGAGCATGCCAAACTCTACGAGCCTAATGGCAGACTTGTGGTCAATAACTTCGCTGCGGCCAAACAAGCAACATTAGCGGGGGCTGGGATCTCTATGCTTGGTAGCTGGTTATTTCGAGACGAATTGGTCTCAGGCGAGGTAAAGCCCATTATGAAACAATATTGGGGCGCACCGACCACAATTTGGGTTTATTACTCATCCAGAGAGTATTTGCCGACACGTGTGAGATTGTTGATTGATTATCTAGTCGAGAACATCTATAGAATGGCTTAGATGGCAGTAGTTGCTTATTTTGCAACCACTGAAGGTCCTAGGTAGTTATTTAATAAGTAATGTGCATTTTTCCAGATCTATACCGCCTGAAACGTTTTGGGGCAGAAATGAATCAAACCCAATATTCGGACTTTTCAAATGAAGACAATGAGTCTTTTAGGAGTAAGAAAGAGGCTTTAGTTGCAACTGCTAAATTAGGTAGATTATTACTTCGGCTGATGACCACTCTGCCTCGCAAACTTTTGCATTGCTTCGGCAAACGTTGTTGTTTTACCTTTCGCTTGAACCTGCATTACTTGATAGCCCATCTTTTCCAACGCTTGGCGCTCAGCTAACACAGCCTTATCATCTTGATGGCTACCTTGGGCAGGCTGATGAATGTAGCACCCTTCTAGTGGACCATCTTCGACCAGCTGGTGATGCCTCAATGCATCAATATCAAAATTCATAGTCAGTCTTTTTCATTACAATGGAGAGATTTTTTGGTCGATTACATTCGCTTTAAGGGCTTTACCACACTGTCTAACCCTTCGATTTTCAACGCCAGACAAAGTTGCAATAGCTGCCCAAGTTCACCACTCGGCCAGCCTTTTTTATCAAACCAAAGCAAATACTCTTCAGGGAGGTCGATTAGAGCACGCCCAGCATATTTGCCAAATGGCATCTGGACGCGGGCTAATTTTATAAGGTTTTCTTTTTCTAGCATGATGGTAGGGCTGCTCAGAACTCATTCTTAGCTTAGGGTATCATTGAAACTGCTTGTCGTACAAAGCGCGATCACCATTAACTAACATTATGCTTAATTCACCGTGTGAGCGTATTCGACCACTATTTGATTACCTTCGATGTAAGCATTCTGAATTTCGCCATCAACACTCATGCGACTTTGAAGGTAGACCACCTTAGGTCCGTTTTCATTAGCTTCCTTGAGGGAAGGAAAAATCTGTTTCGCATCTAGGTGAAGCAATCGACAAAAATGGCTAATAAACGACATAGTCAAAGGCTCTTCTCCGCGCAACAACTGCGAAAAGTTCAATTGGCTGATCCCTAACTTTTTAGCAAACTCCATTTGTGTGAGACGCATTTTAGATTTCTGAGACATCCACGTGTTGTACAGCGCCTCTCTATCCTTCTCAGTAAATTCCATTGGTGAATCCTTGTATTGCTTAATGAGGGGGATTCTGTGCACTTTCTTTCTCGGAGATGTCAGCAAGGCGTTAACGTTAGTTAAAAGTTTGGTTGGCTCGACACGCACCGCTCTTGAAAGCATAGCGACTTTGATGGTCAGTCATTGACTTAGACATAACTAACAAGGCAATGATTAACTCCAGTAATAAATCAACAGTAAAACCAGTTGTAGGTTTATTAATGGATATTCTTCCATGAATCTATTCGGGACTACCCTTCCAAAATAATAACAACCAGTTGCCAATATTAAATTTTTTTCGTTAGATCTTCACTTAATTAGCAATATAAAATAATGGCATTATCATATGTTATTTTTATATTTTAGTGGGCAAATAATAATTGATTCTATCTGGTGTAAATATTGAGGGAAGATATGAACATAAGCGATTTTAGCTATGATAGAGCTTCCAAGGTATTTCATTGGCTGATGGCTATCATCATCTTATACACAACAATAGCAGGCTATGGGATGCACTTCACGACTGTAGGCTCACCGACATTTAATTTCTTATCGACATTAAATATGTCTCTCGCCACTATTGCCGTTCCAGTGTTTTTAGCCCGATGGGTTTGGAAATATTTTAGACCAAGCTTTAATGATGAACTAAACACCTCAAGCTTTCAGAAAAATATGGCTAAGCTGATACATTCATTAATGTATTTCACAATGTTTGGAGTATTTACATCAGGCTTTCTTATGTTAGAGCACCCTTATTATTTTTTCTGGGTTATTGAAATTAACCACTTCATTACCGAACCCGAGGTAAGCTCATTTTTCTTTAAAGTACACCGATTCTCCTGCCTTATTCTTGCCTCATTAGTCACGCTTCATATCCTTGCCGTGATTCATCACCATGTCATTAGAAAAAACAAGATTCTCAAATTGATGATCTAAAGCGAACTAAAAAGCGGATGCTGCACACATCCGCTTCTCAATCAGAACCAGCTTGAGATCAAACGTTTAAACCAATCGAGTACTTTTTTAAACAAGCTTCCCTCGTCCACATCCGTTTGGGCGACAAGGTCCACCGTAGCGACTTCCTCTCCTTCAACGCCGTAGATTATCTTACCGACTTTTTCTCCAGAACGAATAGGAGCCACCAACTCACGGTCAAACTCTACTTCCGCCGTAAGTTTGCCTGCACTACCTTTTGGCAAGGTCATATAGACGTCTTGCTCCACACCTACACTCAACTTATCTTGTTCACCCATCCAGACTTTTGCTTCCGTAACGATATCACCCGCTTTCGTCGGTGATACTGTCTCGAAGAATCGAAAGCCATAGCTTAACAATTGCTTGCTTTCTGATTCACGACTTTTAGTGCTACTTGCACCCATCACAACAGCAATCAAACGCATATCCCCGTTAGTCGCTGAAGTAGCCAAACTGTAACCAGCCCCACTGGTATAGCCGGTTTTCATACCATCAACATTCATACTGCGATCTCGCAGTAAACCATTTCGATTGTATTGGGTAATACCATTGTATGTGTATGAGGTTTCGCTGTAGAGAGGGTAGATATCCGGTAAATCACGAATAATCGCTTGGCCTAATCTAGCGATATCCAACGGTGTCGAGTATAGGCCGTTACTGTCCAAACCGTGTGGATTGGTGTAAGCAGTATTCTCTAGGCCAAGCTTTTCAGCCCACGAATTCATCAGGTTGACAAAGGCATCTTCACTTCCAGCGACGTACTCTGCAATCGCCACGCTGGCATCATTACCCGATTGCACGATCAGACCTCGATACAAATCTATGAGCGGAACAGTGGTACCCACTTCGATGAACATCTTTGATGAATCAGGGAAGTTTTTCGCCCAAGCATTTTTACTGATCACAACTTGATCATCTAGCGTGATATTACCTGCTTTAACTTCCTGCCCAGCTACATAAGCGGTCATGAGTTTGGTTAAGCTGGCCGGATTTAACTTAATATTCGCATTTTTTTCGACCAATACTTGCCCGGTGTTATAGTCAATAAGAACATACCCTTTTGCCCCTAGTGTAGGGGGATCAGGAATAATGCTTGGTGCAGCAAGTGCACTCAATGACACAGCAATTGAGGAGAAAAGGGCTGCTTTGAGGAGAAACGTTTTTTTCATGGGACGTTACCAACTTAAGTCACAATTAGAGTTTTTATATTGTTCCGAATATAAACAAACCGCAATGATATTTATTTGCTTTGTAATCAATCGTTACTCTTATTAGAAAGTTTTACTAAATTATGAGAGTTTGACTCCATATACCGGAAAGTTAATACAAAAAAGCCAGTGTTCACAACACTGGCTTTATCAATTTGGGCAAGATTAACGATTATGCTTGTGCTTCCTGCACCTTCTTCGGATTAGGTGTAATGCTGTCTCGATAGCTGAACCACAAGTAAGTCACTACTAAAGAGAAGAACAGGTACGACAATGCAAATACTAGTGGTGAGGTTATTAACTCTTCCGACATGCTCCAGCTCACACCGACCACGGTAATAGTTAATTTAGAAAGCATGCCACAAATAAGTAGCAACAGCGCTAGCTGAGGGAAACGCGTCGTTCTGAATGCAAACCAGTAACAACTACCTACCGCTAGAGCAGAGATAGACAGACCTAACATGAAAGAGTGAAGGTGATCAGCGGATAGTACACCTGCTGATATTGACGCCATTATTATCAGAAATAGTTTCATCATTGCCTCGCTTTTTAAACTTGGAAAAAGCTTCCTTTCATTTTTGCAAACTCATTTTGTGCATATTTTCGCCTATCCAATACGAATTACAACCCCTAAAATGATACATTTTTTGTACAGCTGATGGCTCTGTAACATATGTAAAATAGTGGTTAAAAAAACAATAAGTAAGGTTCCTTGCTACTCAAGCCCAAAGCACACAATTCAAGCCAAAAGAGAAACAAAGAGTTACATTTAAGTAACAACGTTTACATCTATACTCATTGGTAATTTTGTGATCAGATGCATTTTTAGCCATCGATTGAGTCGTAAAATGGGCTTCTGAAACCTAAGTTTTCACTTTTAAAATTCACTATCTTTTGAAATATCAAAAAGAGTGTGACTCTAGCCACTGTTCGGTAGATTTAGACTCGAATAGACCATAGGGCTTTGTTACCTTTGCGCGCATTCAATATTTCGTACTACATACCATGCCTTCAGAGTACAGAATCAAAAAGATCGTTGAGATCGGCGACACCCTACATCGCAGTGGCTGCGCGCCATATAAATTAGAAAAATATACCCAATTTTATGCCCGTAAACATAGCGTGGATGTCATGATTCAGGCCACACCGACAACGGTCAATTATCAATTCCCTGACGATAACAATGCGGTGGTCATGAAACGGCACCAGCCGGCGTCCATTAACCTTAGTTTGCTGGCAAATACTATTATTCGGATTAATCAGCCAAGTAAAGAGCCTGTCCCGGAGCCCGTAGGTTACCCTAAATGGGTGACTGCTTTGGCGAATATGGGTATTCCTCCTGCGTACCTTATGCTGGTTGGCAGTACATTAGAGGCCGTGTATATATCCATTTTTCTTGGCTTCCTAGCGTGGTTGGCACAACAAGTTTGTAAAGCAAGGCGCTCTATAGCTGTTGAGTTTGTTGCTGCGTTGGTCACAGGCATCTTGGTGGCGTTTTTTGCCAGTACAAGTTCCGATCTTCCAGTCTGGGCTCTATGTATCGCCGCCATCGTTCTCTTCGTGCCTGGCTTGTCGATTGCTAACTCACTTGAATGTCTCGCTTTCAATGATTTAGTCTCCGGCACCAGTTTACTGGGGCAAAGCTCACTCACTCTTATCAAGCTCTTTGTCGGTATTATCATGGGCTTGAATATAGGTGAGTCCATTTGGGGGCAAGCAGATGTCACTGCTTATATTAATGAGATACCCACTTGGCTCCATATTTCAGGTTTGTTTCTGATTTCAGTCTCTCTTGGCATCATTTTTAACGCCAGACCAACAGACATTTTATTGGGTTTACCCGTGGCGGTGTTGGGGATGTGGGGGCCATTCTATCTAGGGTTTGAAAGTGGGTGGGTCGTCGGCACATGGATAACCACCGTTTTGATTACCTTATATGGTACATGGGTAGCAAAGAAAATGGACTTAACCGGATCCATCTACATTGTGCAAGGGATTATTATTCTCGTACCAGGAAGTCGAGTCCTTGTCAGTGCGGGGCAATCCGTGTTTGAACAATCTATTTTGCCTATTCCAAGTATTGGCCTTTCTGCACTGTTCATGTTTTCAGCTATTGTCGCGGGGCAGGTCACCGCTTACTCAATTTACTCTCCAAAAATCGAACGTTAACTCTTAAAGAGCCCTATTCAAAAATGACTTTTAAGCCGCTTTTGAATAGGGCTCTTTACCCTTATGTTTCGTCTTACGTGAGAAGCTCCCTTTTCCTTTTTTCGCTTGTTCAACTCGTGTTTTAAAAAGTGGACTAGTAACGACTGCTTTTAGTGCATTGTCTTTTATTTCACCTCGTCCGACCTCTAAATGCGCCTGAAGCGACTCATTCGGCAAATTATTTTTTCTGGATCTCTTGCCCATAACTTTGTCCTATCGATGTTTTATAAATAACTAGATACTGATGACAACCCACTCACCAAACCTGAATTTAGCAGGATAAATCACCATACAAAAGAATGTTACACTATCTACAGCCTAATCAGTAATATTTTCGAAACTCTACCTAGCGCAAATTTTGGATGAAAAGACCTTGGTAACTGAAAAGTATCATATGAATTTTATTGACTTAGTTCCACTTAGCTTTAGACTGGATGGCAGCTAGAAAACGGTTCTTGTTTTTATTTCGCCGTTTCGTTGGATTTCTTGTATCTCTTCCGTAACGTCGTGCGCAATAGCAATCTCCTTTTCCACGCTATCGTTGCCGTCATGGCTTTTACAAAGATTTATCAAGGATACATATTATGTCTAATACTGTTACTGGTACAGTTAAATGGTTCAACGAAACTAAAGGTTTTGGTTTCATCCAACAAGAAAACGGCCCTGACGTTTTCGCTCACTTCTCTGCAATCACTGGTGACGGCTTCCGTACTCTAGTTGAAGGTCAGAAAGTTGAGTTCACTGTATCTCAAGGCCAAAAAGGTCCTCAAGCTGAGAACATCAAACTAGTTTAATTTTAAACTGGAAAAGATTTACAATAGCCAGCATCACGCTGGCTATTTTTTTATGTGTAGCAAATAACTATGGCACTCAAACCCACCATTTATAAGTTTCGTATCTCTCTCTCGGACACCAACCGAGATGTGTACGACTCCCCACAACTCACTATTGCGCAACATCCCTCTGAAACGATTCCAAGGATGGTTGCTCGTATATTGGCTTATTGTATTAAATATCAGCCTGAGTTGGCTTTTACTAAAGGTCTGTCATCGATTGAAGAGCCTGATCTCTGGATAAAGGATCTAGATGATTCTATTTTGCACTGGATTGAAATCGGTGAGCCTTCGCTGGATCGTATTAAGAAAGCGACACGCTTAGCCAAACGAGTGGATATATTCACATTCACAAGTAAGTCCGATGTCTGGTGGGAGCAAACAAAGAATAAATCCCATCAGTACGACGCTCATATTTATCGCCTCAGCTCAGAGGGTATTGAGTCTTTATCAGAAGTGGTTGAACGTGGTATGGATTTATCAATCATGATTACTGGCAATAGCCTCTTCATTGACTGTGATAAAGGCTCATTTGAAGTTCAGATTGAGACACTGCAATCCAATGACTGATCTTCATCAGGCATTTGCGTCGATAGGTGCCGATGCCATTAACGCAGTAGCCGAAAACCCAGCCCTGTGGCAACAGTTTTTGCAACAACACACTACCTTATTCGAGAAAGTGAAGCAGCATAAACCAGACAGTGCAGACGAATCCCATTTACTCGGTATTATGACCAAAGCACATATTGAATGTCTGTCACGTGTTGAGGTCAATCGCGAAGCCGTCAAGGTCATGTGGCAAGCACTGCACGAAAACCTCGGTACAGACAACGCTAAACGCTTTGAATATCAAGATTACCAGATGCTGACTCTGGTTACTCATGTATGGCTCTACGTCCAAGGTTACCTCAAAATGGACTTCAGCCTTGCTAATGACCATGCTGAAACAACAGCACAATTACAAGGTGACTTATCTGGTTTGGATGTAGACACGATTCGAACTCAGTTTCTTGCCAGTTATTACCTCGGTTCAGAAAATTCTCCGATATCAAAGCCTCACCATCCGATTTGGGACTGGTTTAAAAAAATCTTCAGCTAATACCTCAAAGGGCTTCCTTTTCAGGAAGCCCTTTTTGACCTTTATAGATAGGCGTGAGGACCGAAGACCTCATAATGAATACGATCTCGCGACACGCCCAATTCCTCTAATTGTTTAACCATGACTTCCATGAATGCGACGGGACCACACAGGTAAAAGTCGCCGCGGCTGAGTGGTAATTCGGTTTCCACTGCAGACAAGCTCATCTGACCTGAGAAATGCGCTTGGCCATCCAGGTACCAGGTATATTGCTGCCAGCTATTCTCTCTAACCAACTGCTCTGTCTCTTGCTTAAACGTATGCTGGTCAGCACTGTGACATGCATAGAGGTAAGACACGTCTTTTTTGCCCATATCTGCCAATGTTTGCAACATCGCCTGAATTGGCGTTGCGCCAACACCCGCCGAGATAAGGACAACTGGTGCCTCTTTTTCCTGATAATAAAAATCACCTGCTGGCGCATACAAATGAAGCGTATCGCCTTCACTCACTTCTGCGTGCAAGAAATTAGACACTAGACCATGATGCTCTCCCACTTCACGCTTCACAGAAATGCGGTAGTTTTTGCCGTTAGCTTTTTGCGACAAAGAATACTGGCGAATCTCGTTGTGCTCACCAGAGGAAGGCTTCACTTCTACCCCCACATACTGACCTGGGTAGTAATCTAGAACATCACTACCATCCACTGGATCAAGCACAAAACTGGTCACAAATTCTGATTCTGGCTGCTTCTTCTTTACAACAAACTCTCGTGCGTTTTCCCAACCGCCCACCGCTTGTTTACGCTGAAGGTACAGCTCCCCTTCACGATCAATAAATACTTTTGCTAAAAATAGGTAGGCCGCTGTCCAAGCTTCTTCCACTTCTTTAGTAAAAGCCTCTGACGCCAATTCTCGTAATGTTTCAATCAAGTGGTGCCCTACAATTTGATAATGCTTCGCTTGAATATTAAAGCTAGTATGCTTGTGCGCTATACGTTCAACTGCGGAAGTCAGTGCATCAAGGTTTTCGATATTCTTCGCGTAAGCCGCTATGGCTTCAAATAGCGCAACACTTTGGCGACCGGTTTTCTGATGCGTCATATTGAAAATATCTTTAAGCTCAGGGTTGTGCGAAAACATGCGTTGGTAAAAATGCTGTGTCAAAGCCGGGCCCGCACCTTCAAGCAAAGGAATAGTACTTTTTACGACTTCGATATGTTGATTGTTGAGCATTTTCATTTTCTCCTCATATGGGTATTATCTTTTTACCCTTCCAAGAGCACAATTGATGCCAAGTTGGAACATGGCCTAATCAATTGGATTATCAAGCATTATTCGTTATTAAAAAGTCATAGTGACACTGTTGAACCATGTCTAAATGACTCTATAATAAAATAATCACATAATGATACTGGTTACTTTTACTTCATTCTATTCTCA includes the following:
- the hmpA gene encoding NO-inducible flavohemoprotein, with the translated sequence MLNNQHIEVVKSTIPLLEGAGPALTQHFYQRMFSHNPELKDIFNMTHQKTGRQSVALFEAIAAYAKNIENLDALTSAVERIAHKHTSFNIQAKHYQIVGHHLIETLRELASEAFTKEVEEAWTAAYLFLAKVFIDREGELYLQRKQAVGGWENAREFVVKKKQPESEFVTSFVLDPVDGSDVLDYYPGQYVGVEVKPSSGEHNEIRQYSLSQKANGKNYRISVKREVGEHHGLVSNFLHAEVSEGDTLHLYAPAGDFYYQEKEAPVVLISAGVGATPIQAMLQTLADMGKKDVSYLYACHSADQHTFKQETEQLVRENSWQQYTWYLDGQAHFSGQMSLSAVETELPLSRGDFYLCGPVAFMEVMVKQLEELGVSRDRIHYEVFGPHAYL
- a CDS encoding YaeQ family protein, yielding MALKPTIYKFRISLSDTNRDVYDSPQLTIAQHPSETIPRMVARILAYCIKYQPELAFTKGLSSIEEPDLWIKDLDDSILHWIEIGEPSLDRIKKATRLAKRVDIFTFTSKSDVWWEQTKNKSHQYDAHIYRLSSEGIESLSEVVERGMDLSIMITGNSLFIDCDKGSFEVQIETLQSND